One Candidatus Neomarinimicrobiota bacterium DNA window includes the following coding sequences:
- a CDS encoding twin-arginine translocase TatA/TatE family subunit, with product MSLGFGEILVILFIILLLFGAKKLPELARGLGKGMREFKRATNEIQDEIKSVADLDEPPKKVTGSTTKEQED from the coding sequence ATGTCCTTAGGCTTTGGTGAGATACTGGTTATTCTATTCATCATCCTGCTTCTGTTCGGGGCCAAGAAGCTTCCGGAGCTGGCCCGTGGGTTGGGCAAGGGCATGCGGGAATTCAAGCGTGCCACCAATGAGATCCAGGATGAGATTAAGTCGGTTGCAGATCTGGATGAGCCGCCGAAGAAAGTGACCGGCAGCACCACCAAGGAGCAGGAAGACTAG
- a CDS encoding DUF4321 domain-containing protein, whose product MVLSNYQKRSLGLIFIGLIFGAALGTLLGDVLAMLLPEGVVKQFFLQSVSWGISPVTLDILVATITFGLRIKFNISSVLGLAAAFYFLRYFR is encoded by the coding sequence ATGGTCCTTAGCAACTACCAGAAACGATCTTTGGGACTTATTTTCATCGGACTCATCTTCGGTGCTGCCCTCGGTACGCTCCTGGGGGATGTACTGGCCATGTTACTTCCTGAAGGGGTGGTGAAGCAGTTTTTCCTCCAGTCCGTCAGCTGGGGCATCAGTCCGGTAACGTTGGATATCCTGGTAGCCACGATAACTTTCGGTCTGCGGATCAAGTTTAATATCAGCAGTGTCCTTGGTCTGGCGGCGGCCTTTTATTTTCTGCGCTATTTCCGATAA